The genomic DNA TAGGCACGAAGCGTATGCTCGAGATCCTAAGGCGCATCACGCACGGCGAGGGAAAGCCGGAGGATATCGACAACCTCGTTGAACTCGCGACGCGCATCAAGGATTCGGCCCTGTGCGGCCTCGGCCAGACGGCGCCGAACCCCATTCTCTCAACGCTCCAGTACTTCAAACACGAGTACATGGAACATATCGAGGACAAGCATTGCCGGGCGGGTGTCTGCAGCGCCCTCTTTGACGCCCCCTGCCAGAACGCCTGTCCCGCGGACCAGAATGCGTGGGGATACGTGACCCTCATCAGCGAAGGCCGGATGAAAGAGGCCATTGCCGTCATCAAGGAATCGAATCCCTTCCCGGCGACACTGGGCCGGGTCTGTGTCCATCCCTGCGAGGCGAAATGCCGCAGGGCCCAGATAGACGCTCCCATCTCGATCTGCTCCCTGAAGCGGTACGCGGCGGATGTGGACATGAAGTCCCACCCCCGCTACCAACCTCTGGCGGAGGAACCGAAGGGCAAAAAGGTCGCCGTCATCGGCGCCGGCCCGGCCGGGCTTGCGGGAGCCTATTTCCTCGCCCTCAAGGGGTACGGCGTGACGGTCTTCGAGGCGCTCCCCGTGGCGGGCGGCATGCTCGCCGTGGGCATCCCCGACTATCGTCTGCCCAGGGAGATACTGGAGAACGAGATAAGGTCCATCACCGACCTCGGCGTGGAGATCAAGTACAACATGGCCTTCGGCAAGGACATCACCGCGGAGAAGCTGTTCGGTGATGGATACAGTGCCATCCTTGTTGCCACAGGTGCCCACAAGGGACAGAGGCTTGGCATCCCCGGCGAGGAAACACCGGGAGTGCTTGACGGCGTGACATTCCTGCGTGACGTCAATCTCGGAAAAACGGTCAAGGTCGAGGGTAAGGTCGCCGTCATCGGCGGCGGCAACGTGGCCATCGACGCGGCACGGGCTGCCCTGCGGCTCGGGGCCAGCGATGTCTCCATACTCTACCGGCGCGAGCGGTCGGACATGCCGGCGTACGTTGAGGAGATCGACGAGGCAGAGAAAGAGGGCATCGCCATCAACACCCTCACGGCCCCTTTGAGCATAGTGGCGAAGGGCGGCAAGGCCGCGGGAGTGGGGTGCTCCCGGATGAGCCTCGGGAAGTTCGACAAGGGCGGCAGGCGCACACCACAGGCCATACCCGGTTCCGATTTCGTGTTCGACGCCGACATGGTCATAGCCGCCATAGGCCAGACGCCCGATCTTTCGTGGATGAACGGGGATGGTATCAAGGCCGGCAAGGCCGGCACCGTTGAAGTGAATATGAAGACCCTTGCCACGGGCGCTGACGGCATCTTTGCCGCCGGCGACAATGTCAGGGGACCCGCCACGGTCGTCGAGGCCGTCGGCGACGGCAAGACGGCTGCCATGGCCATTGATGAATATCTCGGTGGCGACGGAAAGGCGCCAAACGCCTTCCGTGATGAGCTCGTCAACATGGTCGTCTCCTATGACGAGACGATGTACCAGAAGGAACTGGGCAGGGCGGTGATGCCGCATCTGCCTGTATCGAAACGGGACCGCAATTTCAACGAGGTTGTTCTCGGTTACGACGAAAGGACCGCAGTCGAAGAGGCCAAGAGATGCCTTCACTGCTACGTCAGGCAGACCGAGTAGATGTGGGTAACTGACCCAAGGGAGCAGACCGCTATGATGATAAACATTACCATTGACGGCCGACCCGTCGAAGTGGAAGAAGGGACATCGATACTCAACGCCGCAGCAATGGCAAATGTCCACATACCGACCCTGTGCTACCTGCCCGAGGTCCAGGCGATAGGCGCCTGCAGGGTTTGCCTTGTCGAGGTGGAGGGCAACAAGACCCTCCAGGCGGCGTGCGTCGCGCCCGTGGCCAACGGGCAGGTCATTCACACGAATACGGAGAGGGTCCGCAAGGCAAGGCGCTTCTCGGTGGAGATGCTTCTCTCGAACCACCCCTTTGAGTGCTTAAGCTGCGCGAAGAACCTTCACTGCGATCTTCAGTCGCTTGCGTACGACCTCGGTATCAGGGAGATCCGTTTCACCGGGGAGAAGAGCGGCGGCCGGATCGATGAATCATCCCCGTCGATACGGCGGGACCAGAACAAGTGCATCCTCTGCAGGCGCTGTGTGACGGTCTGCCAGGAGATACAGTCAGTAACGGCCCTTTACATGCAGGGCAGGGGCTTCGAAACACGCGTGGAGCCTGCCTTTGACCGCGACATCAACGACGTGGCCTGCACGAACTGCGGCCAGTGTTCGCTCGTTTGCCCCGTTGGGGCCATAACGGAGAAGGAATACATAGACGACGTCTGGGCGGCCCTTAATGACCCGACCAAGTTTGTCGTCGTCCAGGACGCTCCCGCGGTCAGGGCGGCGCTGGGCGAGGAGTTCGGGTATCCCCCGGGTACCCTGGTGACGGGCAAGATGCTCGCCGCGGCCCGGAGGCTCGGCTTCGACCGCGTCTTTGACACGAACTTCGCCGCCGACCTCACCATTCTGGAGGAAGGGACGGAGCTCCTGACGCGGGTGAAGAAGGGCGGCGTCCTGCCGATGATAACAAGCTGCAGCCCGGGCTGGATAAAATTCATCGAGCATTTCTACCCCGAGCTCCTGGATCACCTCTCGACCTGCAAGTCGCCACACATGATGCTCGGCGCCCTGGCGAAGACATATTTCGCTCAGAAGGCCGGAATCGATCCGAATAGCATAGTTGTTGTTTCTGTCATGCCCTGCACGGCAAAGAAATTCGAGTGCAATAGGCCCGAGATGTATGACAGCGGTTACAAGGACGTCGATTACGTCCTGACGACCAGGGAGTTCGCGAAGATGATCAAGCAGGCCGGCATCGACTTCCAGGGTCTGCCCGATGAAAGTTACGACGACCCCCTGGGAGAATACACCGGAGCCGCCACGATCTTCGGGGCAACGGGTGGTGTCATGGAAGCAGCCCTTCGAACGGCCTATGAGGTGGCAACGGGAAAGACCCTCGAAAACGTGGAGTTCACGGGTGTGCGGGGTCTTGACGGCATCAAGGAGGCATCAGTCCCCGTTGACGGCATAGGAGATGTGCGGG from Syntrophorhabdus sp. includes the following:
- a CDS encoding FAD-dependent oxidoreductase, whose amino-acid sequence is MEVSRAHILICAGAACVSSGCRQIRDAVVNKIIEQGLQNEIKVIETGCIGSCDLGPLALVYPEGVLYQKLTPADAEEIVTEHLLKGRIVERLLYKEAVTAKTIPSMKEIDFFKNQVKIVLRNCGVINPMNIEEYIARDGYLALGKALTSMTREEVIDEVLKSGLRGRGGGGFPTGIKWKFAFQSPGDVKYVVCNADEGDPGAFMDRSVLEGDPHSVIEAMAIAAYAIGAQQGYVYARAEYPLAIERLNWAIGQAREYKFLGKNILETGFNFDLEIRIGAGAFVCGEETALMISIEGKRGEPRPRPPFPVVKGLFNAPTLLNNVETYANIPAIINNGAAWYAQYGTEKSKGTKVFALAGAVNNTGLVEVPMGTPLGDIVFNIGGGIKGGKKYKAAQLGGPSGGCIPIDHLNVPVDYESVAELGAIVGSGGLIVADEDTCMVDFARFFLDFIQHESCGKCPPCRIGTKRMLEILRRITHGEGKPEDIDNLVELATRIKDSALCGLGQTAPNPILSTLQYFKHEYMEHIEDKHCRAGVCSALFDAPCQNACPADQNAWGYVTLISEGRMKEAIAVIKESNPFPATLGRVCVHPCEAKCRRAQIDAPISICSLKRYAADVDMKSHPRYQPLAEEPKGKKVAVIGAGPAGLAGAYFLALKGYGVTVFEALPVAGGMLAVGIPDYRLPREILENEIRSITDLGVEIKYNMAFGKDITAEKLFGDGYSAILVATGAHKGQRLGIPGEETPGVLDGVTFLRDVNLGKTVKVEGKVAVIGGGNVAIDAARAALRLGASDVSILYRRERSDMPAYVEEIDEAEKEGIAINTLTAPLSIVAKGGKAAGVGCSRMSLGKFDKGGRRTPQAIPGSDFVFDADMVIAAIGQTPDLSWMNGDGIKAGKAGTVEVNMKTLATGADGIFAAGDNVRGPATVVEAVGDGKTAAMAIDEYLGGDGKAPNAFRDELVNMVVSYDETMYQKELGRAVMPHLPVSKRDRNFNEVVLGYDERTAVEEAKRCLHCYVRQTE
- a CDS encoding 2Fe-2S iron-sulfur cluster binding domain-containing protein codes for the protein MINITIDGRPVEVEEGTSILNAAAMANVHIPTLCYLPEVQAIGACRVCLVEVEGNKTLQAACVAPVANGQVIHTNTERVRKARRFSVEMLLSNHPFECLSCAKNLHCDLQSLAYDLGIREIRFTGEKSGGRIDESSPSIRRDQNKCILCRRCVTVCQEIQSVTALYMQGRGFETRVEPAFDRDINDVACTNCGQCSLVCPVGAITEKEYIDDVWAALNDPTKFVVVQDAPAVRAALGEEFGYPPGTLVTGKMLAAARRLGFDRVFDTNFAADLTILEEGTELLTRVKKGGVLPMITSCSPGWIKFIEHFYPELLDHLSTCKSPHMMLGALAKTYFAQKAGIDPNSIVVVSVMPCTAKKFECNRPEMYDSGYKDVDYVLTTREFAKMIKQAGIDFQGLPDESYDDPLGEYTGAATIFGATGGVMEAALRTAYEVATGKTLENVEFTGVRGLDGIKEASVPVDGIGDVRVAVAHGLGNARRLLEKIKTGEADYHFIEVMACPGGCVGGGGQPIPVNNEIRSLRAQALYNEDCALTYRKSHDNPSIKKIYEEYLGQPLGERSHHLLHTHYTPRSKF